The genomic stretch GTGTTCGACACGGTCGAATACGCCAAGTGGAAGTCGTTCCGCGAGAGCGAAGATTCGCGCTATGTCGGCCTGACGCTGCCGCGCTTCCTCGGCCGCCTGCCGTACAACCCCAAAGACGGCACCACCGTCGAGGGCTTCAACTTCGTCGAAGACGTCGACGGCAGCGACCACAGCAGCTACCTGTGGGTCAACACCGCCTACGCGATGGGCGCTCGTTTGACTGCGGCGTTCGAGAACTACGGCTGGTGCGCGGCGATCCGCGGCGTCGAAGGCGGCGGTTTGGTCGAAGACCTGCCGACGCACACCTTCAAGACCGACGACGGCGAAGTGGCGCTCAAGTGCCCGACCGAGATCTCGATCACCGACCGCCGCGAAAAAGAACTCAGCGACCTCGGCTTCATCCCGCTGGTGCACTGCAAGAACACCGACTACGCGGCCTTCTTCGGTGCCCAGTCCACCCAGAAGCCGAAGAAGTACGACCTGGCATCGGCCAACGCCAATGCCTCGTTGTCGGCGCAGCTGCAGTACATGTTCGCCGTTTGCCGCATCGCCCACTACATGAAGGCGATGATGCGCGACAAGATCGGCAGCTTCGCATCGGCCGCCAACGTCGAGAGTTTCCTCAATCGCTGGATCTCCCAGTACGTCACGTCCGACGACGCTGCATCGCAGGAGACCAAGGCGCAGTTCCCGCTGCGGGAAGCCTCGGTCCAGGTTTCCGAGGTACCTGGTCGTCCGGGTGTCTACCGGGCGGTCTCGTTCGTTCGTCCGCATTTCCAGCTGGACGAGCTTTCTGTCTCCCTGCGCCTCGTGGCAGAACTGCCGAGTGGCAGCAAGGGTTGACGTTCCCCCCTAACCAACTATCCACAGCGGAGGTTTATCGAGTATGGCAAAAGACATTTACGTCGAGTTCAAGGGTAGCGACATCAAGGGTGACTCGCGCGACACCAAGCACAAGGAAACCGTTGAGGTTTACTCGTGGAGCCATGTGGTTCGCCAGCCCAAGTCCTCGACGTCTTCCACCGCCGGCGGCCACACGGCTGAGCGTTGCGAACACGGCGAAATGGTGTTCACGAAGGACATCGACGGTTCCACGCCCAAGCTGCTGCAGGCTTGCTCGGCCGGTACCGTGGTCAACGACGTGATCATCTATTTCTACCGCGCCCATGGCGGCAAGAACAACGTCGGCAGCCCGTCCGATTCGCAAAACCGTCACCAGTACCTGAAGGTCGAGCTGAAGAACGTCATCGTCGCGTCCGTCGCGCCGACCGTCTCCGGCGAAGGCATCCCGGCCGAGACCTTCACGCTGAAGTACTCCGCCGTGCGCTGGACGTACGACGAGCTGAACATCGGCGGCGACAAGTCCGGCAAGGTGAACATCACCGGCGCCTGGGACCTGGCCAAGAACGTGCCCAACTTCAGCTGATCCAGCTGGCCTGACACGGCGAGAAGGCGGACTCGTCCGCCTTTTTTTTCTTCAGCCCGCCGCGTCGATGTTGTCCTCCTTGTCTGTTGGTTCCGATCCCTTCCGCCACGCCGCCACCCGCGCCATGTCTCGCTACAACCCGAGCCTGATCGAAAAACTGCTGGACGACGAGCCCGACGTCGCGTCCGAGTACGCCGTCGTGCAGATGTCGATCGAGCAGATGAAAGACAGCGTGGCCCGCGACGTGGAGGCCTTGCTGAACACGCGTTGTGGCCTCGGGGCCGACGTGTTGCAGGACTATGCGCACGCCAAGTCGTCCATCCTGTCGTTCGGCATGATCGACTTCGCCGGCCTGAGCCTGGCCAGCCCGCGCGACCGTGAGCTGATCTGCGAGTCGATCGAGACAGCGATCCGGGCGCACGAGCCGCGTTTGCGCGATGCCCGCGTGTCGCTCGAGCTCCAGGAGGCGTCGCTGCACAAGCTGCATTTCTCGATCCAGGCCTTGCTGGTGGTCGACCTGGCGCGTGAGCCGGTGAGCTTCGACGCCTTGCTGACGCCGACCACCCAGCAGTATTCGGTGCGCCGCGCACGCCGCAGCAGCGCCACCACGGCGTGAGGGGCACGAGATGGAAGAACTGCTGCCCCACTACGAGCGCGAACTGGCGTTTCTGAGAAGCCACGCCAAAGACTTCGCGCAACGCTATCCCAAGATCGCCGGCCGGCTGATGATGGCCGGCGACGTCTCCGAAGACCCGCACGTCGAGCGTTTGATCGAGTCGTTCGCGCTGCTCGCGGCTCGCGTGCACAAGCGCCTCGACGACGACTTCCCGCTGTTCACCGAGACGCTGCTCGAGGTGCTTTATCCGCACTACCTGCGGCCGTTCCCGTCCTGCTCGATCGCGCAGTTCAACCTCGGCACCAGCGCCGGCCAGATGAGCAACGGTGCGCGCGTTGAGCGCCACTCGCTGCTGACCACGCGGCCGGTGCGCGGCGTCGCGTGCAAGTTCCGCACCGCCTACGACGTCGACCTGCTGCCGCTGCGGCTGTCGAGCGCCAGCTTCCGCATGGCGGTGGCCGCGCCCGAAGGCACGCGGCTGCCGCCCAAGGCGACTTCGGTGCTGTCGCTGCAGCTCGAGCTGTTGTCGCCGCAGTTCAGCTTCGATGCCCTGATCGGCAAGAGCTTGCGCATTTATCTCGACGGCGAAGCCTCGCAGGTCAGCGTGCTGCGCGAAACCTTGTGCGCGCGAGTGGCCGGCATGATGGTGCAAAGCACGCCTTACGGCCCCTGGAGCGGGCCGTACCGTCAGCCGATCACGCTGGCCGGTTTTGGCGACGACGAGGCGTTGATCGACTTCGATGCCCGTTCGCACCAGGCCTATCGCCTGCTGACCGAGTTCTTCGCCTTTCCCGAGAAGTTCAATTTCGTCGACATCCCGCTGCCGAAGGCCCTCGGGGCGGTGGGCAATGCCCGTTCGCTGACGCTGCACCTGATGCTGTCCGGCGTGCGGGCCGATTCCGACGAGGCGCGGCTGCTGGAAACCATCGGCGCGCAGAACTTCCAGCTCGGCTGCACGCCGGTGGTCAATCTGTTCGGGCAGAACGCCGACCCGATCCGCGTCACCCACACCAGCGCCAGCTACCCCTTGCTGACCGACAGCCGCCGCGCCTACGCCTATGAGGTGTCGGCGGTGAAGAAGGTGTTTCGGGTGCAGCAGACGCCGCAGGGCGAGACGGTCGAGGAGTTCCGGCCCTTCTATTCGCTGCGGCACGACGAGCTGGCCCGGGACGATGGCAACGGCAGCATCGGCGGGCGCTACTGGTACACCCACCGTGATGCGGTGGTGGCCGAACACAGCCCCGGCTACGAGCTGGAACTGTCCATCGTCGACGTTGATTTCGACCCCGCCTCGCCGCAGACCGACACCTTGTCCATCGAGGTGATGGCCACCAACCGCGACCTGCCGACCCTGCTGTCGGTCGGCAACCCCGGCGGCGACCTGTTCCTCGAAGGCGGCAGCGTGGCGCGCGAGATCCGGCTGCTGCGCAAGCCCACCGCGCCGCATCGCTTCGAGCGGGGCCGTGGTGCGCTGTGGCGTCTGATCTCGCATCTGTCGCTGAACCATCTGTCGTTGAGCGCCGGCGGTGTCGACGCGCTCAAAGAGATGCTGCGCCTGTACGACCTGCCGCGCAGTGCCGTGAACCAGCGCCAGATCGACGGTGTGGTGGCGGTCGATTACCGCTCGGCCACCGCGTGGCTGCAAGGCAACCCATTCGCGACCTTCGTGCGCGGCACGGAAGTGCGTCTGACGGTCGACGAAGACAGCTTCGTCGGCACCGGGCTGCGCTTGTTTGCCACCGTGCTCGACCATTTCTTCGGTTTGTACGTGCATGCCAACAGCTTCACCCAGCTGACGCTGGTGTCGGTCCGCACGCAGGAAGAGATTTTCAAATGCCCGCCCCGCAACGGCGACCTGCTGTTGGTGTGATCGATCGGCTGCTGGCCGATCCCCACCGCTTTCAGTTCTTCCAGGCCGTCCGGCTGCTGGAGCGCTGGTCTGCGAAGACCTATCCGCAGCCCCAGGCTTCCGGCGCGCCGCTGCAGATCGTGTTCCGCAACTCGATCTCGCTGTCGTTCCCGGCCAGCGAGATCGAACGCCTGGACGTGCAGCGCCGTGAGGCGGACGTGTCGTACACCGACACCGGTCGCCTGAGCAGCCCAACCGCCGGTAGCAACACCGGCTCGGGCGGCACGGGAGCGACCGCTGATGATCTGGCCGTCGACAACGGTGGCCACAGTCGCCACGCGGCAGCGATTGGCGACGCCCAAGCCGCCACGGCGGCAGGGGAGGGTGGCGGCACGCAAGGGCATAAGGCCCCCCGCCCAGGCCGTATCGAACGCATCGAAATCACGCCCGCCTTCATGGGCTTGCTCGGCAGCAACGGCAGCCTGCCGCTCTATTACACCGAGACGCTGGCCCGGCGTGAGCTGTTCCAGAAAGACAAGGCGGCGCGCGCCTTCCTCGACGTGTTTCAGCACCGCGCGGTCTCGTTGTTCTACCAGGCCTGGAAGAAACACCGGCTCGGTGTGCAATACGAAGCCGACCGGCGCAACCGCTTCCTGCCCGCGGTGCTGTCCATTGCCGGCCTGGGCCAGTCGGCGCTGCGCGAGCGGATGGACGACGACGGTGTGCACGACGAGTCGCTCGCCTTCTTCGCCAGCACGCTGCAGCACCGCCCCATCTCCGCAGGGCAGATGCAGCAGGTGCTGTCGTCGTATTTCAAGGTGCCGGCCCAGATCGACCAGTTCGTCGGCCGCTGGTACACGCTGCCGCCCGCCGGCACCACGCAGCTCGGCACGCTGAACGGCGTGCTGGGGCAGAGCGCGGTGATGGGCGAACGCGTCTGGCAGCGCGATTTGCGTTTGCGGGTCGTGCTCGGCCCGCTCGAGCGCGCCCGCTTCCAACGCTTTCTGCCCGGCCAGGGCGGTGCCAAGGCACTCGAAAAGCTGTTGACCCTGATGACCGGCGTCTGCCTCGAATACGAAGTGCGGCTGCAGTTGCGCAAGGAAGACGTGCAGGGCGTGACGCTGAGCAGCCCGCGCGCGGGCGCCGACGCGGCATCAGCCCCTGCGCAAGGCCGGCTCGGCTGGGACTCCTTCTTGCAGACCCGGCCCTCCGGCCGCCACCGCGACGACGTCGCCTACGAAATCCACGCGTCGGCCTGAGGCACTGCCCACGCTGCCGACCTCCTCCGATCAAGCTTTCTTCGATCTCATGT from Caldimonas brevitalea encodes the following:
- the tssC gene encoding type VI secretion system contractile sheath large subunit; this translates as MSSGQVAAQQAAAANVVEGERSLLDDIVGQSKVAKSATEHARAKDIIAELVREVLQGTVVVSDNLSATIDARVAELDALISEQLSEVMHAPQFQKLESSWRGLHYLCKHTSTSSMMKIKVLNATKKELVKDFNTSIDFDQSTLFKKVYEEEFGTFGGSPFGALIGDYDISRQPEDMYFVEQMSHVAAAAHAPFISAASPELFGLESYTELGKPRDLSKVFDTVEYAKWKSFRESEDSRYVGLTLPRFLGRLPYNPKDGTTVEGFNFVEDVDGSDHSSYLWVNTAYAMGARLTAAFENYGWCAAIRGVEGGGLVEDLPTHTFKTDDGEVALKCPTEISITDRREKELSDLGFIPLVHCKNTDYAAFFGAQSTQKPKKYDLASANANASLSAQLQYMFAVCRIAHYMKAMMRDKIGSFASAANVESFLNRWISQYVTSDDAASQETKAQFPLREASVQVSEVPGRPGVYRAVSFVRPHFQLDELSVSLRLVAELPSGSKG
- a CDS encoding Hcp family type VI secretion system effector — encoded protein: MAKDIYVEFKGSDIKGDSRDTKHKETVEVYSWSHVVRQPKSSTSSTAGGHTAERCEHGEMVFTKDIDGSTPKLLQACSAGTVVNDVIIYFYRAHGGKNNVGSPSDSQNRHQYLKVELKNVIVASVAPTVSGEGIPAETFTLKYSAVRWTYDELNIGGDKSGKVNITGAWDLAKNVPNFS
- the tssE gene encoding type VI secretion system baseplate subunit TssE, which produces MSRYNPSLIEKLLDDEPDVASEYAVVQMSIEQMKDSVARDVEALLNTRCGLGADVLQDYAHAKSSILSFGMIDFAGLSLASPRDRELICESIETAIRAHEPRLRDARVSLELQEASLHKLHFSIQALLVVDLAREPVSFDALLTPTTQQYSVRRARRSSATTA
- the tssF gene encoding type VI secretion system baseplate subunit TssF, with translation MEELLPHYERELAFLRSHAKDFAQRYPKIAGRLMMAGDVSEDPHVERLIESFALLAARVHKRLDDDFPLFTETLLEVLYPHYLRPFPSCSIAQFNLGTSAGQMSNGARVERHSLLTTRPVRGVACKFRTAYDVDLLPLRLSSASFRMAVAAPEGTRLPPKATSVLSLQLELLSPQFSFDALIGKSLRIYLDGEASQVSVLRETLCARVAGMMVQSTPYGPWSGPYRQPITLAGFGDDEALIDFDARSHQAYRLLTEFFAFPEKFNFVDIPLPKALGAVGNARSLTLHLMLSGVRADSDEARLLETIGAQNFQLGCTPVVNLFGQNADPIRVTHTSASYPLLTDSRRAYAYEVSAVKKVFRVQQTPQGETVEEFRPFYSLRHDELARDDGNGSIGGRYWYTHRDAVVAEHSPGYELELSIVDVDFDPASPQTDTLSIEVMATNRDLPTLLSVGNPGGDLFLEGGSVAREIRLLRKPTAPHRFERGRGALWRLISHLSLNHLSLSAGGVDALKEMLRLYDLPRSAVNQRQIDGVVAVDYRSATAWLQGNPFATFVRGTEVRLTVDEDSFVGTGLRLFATVLDHFFGLYVHANSFTQLTLVSVRTQEEIFKCPPRNGDLLLV
- the tssG gene encoding type VI secretion system baseplate subunit TssG, translating into MPAPQRRPAVGVIDRLLADPHRFQFFQAVRLLERWSAKTYPQPQASGAPLQIVFRNSISLSFPASEIERLDVQRREADVSYTDTGRLSSPTAGSNTGSGGTGATADDLAVDNGGHSRHAAAIGDAQAATAAGEGGGTQGHKAPRPGRIERIEITPAFMGLLGSNGSLPLYYTETLARRELFQKDKAARAFLDVFQHRAVSLFYQAWKKHRLGVQYEADRRNRFLPAVLSIAGLGQSALRERMDDDGVHDESLAFFASTLQHRPISAGQMQQVLSSYFKVPAQIDQFVGRWYTLPPAGTTQLGTLNGVLGQSAVMGERVWQRDLRLRVVLGPLERARFQRFLPGQGGAKALEKLLTLMTGVCLEYEVRLQLRKEDVQGVTLSSPRAGADAASAPAQGRLGWDSFLQTRPSGRHRDDVAYEIHASA